The following are from one region of the Mycobacteriales bacterium genome:
- a CDS encoding TIGR03089 family protein, with protein MTTPADLLAAELRRDGARPFATYYNDASGERIELSVATTANWVAKTANLFIDEYDVEPGDVVVVRLPLHWQAIVALLASWAVGARVSFDGAGALTITTLDEAADGPVIRLALAAMGADFSRLVAAQPDAFDSYDATGGDLIEAADTELPFAARVLTVLRYDDGPALFHGLLGPLAVSGSVVLVTGANDEQLSHHARTEQVTHTLGVSIDDLPRLDDPGLT; from the coding sequence ATGACAACGCCTGCCGACCTGCTCGCCGCCGAGCTCCGCCGGGACGGGGCACGACCGTTCGCCACCTACTACAACGATGCGAGCGGGGAGCGCATCGAGCTGTCGGTCGCCACCACGGCGAACTGGGTCGCGAAGACCGCCAACCTCTTCATCGACGAGTACGACGTCGAGCCGGGGGACGTTGTGGTGGTCAGGCTTCCCCTGCATTGGCAGGCGATCGTTGCCCTGCTGGCGTCCTGGGCCGTGGGTGCCCGGGTCAGCTTCGACGGCGCCGGAGCCTTGACCATCACCACCCTCGACGAAGCCGCCGACGGCCCCGTCATACGCCTCGCACTCGCCGCGATGGGCGCCGACTTCAGCCGCCTCGTCGCCGCTCAGCCGGACGCGTTCGACTCGTACGACGCAACCGGGGGCGATCTCATCGAGGCAGCGGACACGGAGCTGCCCTTCGCGGCGAGGGTTCTCACGGTGCTGCGCTACGACGACGGCCCGGCACTGTTCCACGGCTTGCTGGGGCCACTGGCGGTCAGCGGCTCGGTCGTCCTCGTCACCGGCGCGAACGACGAACAGCTTTCGCACCATGCGCGGACCGAGCAGGTCACGCACACCCTCGGGGTGTCGATCGACGACCTGCCACGGCTGGACGATCCCGGCCTGACCTGA